The Spirosoma radiotolerans genome has a window encoding:
- a CDS encoding SusC/RagA family TonB-linked outer membrane protein, with translation MTKQLIALGLLLVIGSIPAQAQLLASSNRYASYQSRTTDTRLISLKSALGELEKHYGVSFIYPTNLVNTKVIMTNRHDQNLEAELTSLLTTTGLTYRKVQPNFYAIVSMKEKNNRLFRKIEHIDSKVNSDQTSEAVTLPTQTINKLERIGWSMTSAQPLADINGKVLDKNGQGIPGVSVIIKGTNRGTTTNATGDYNLNAPDNATLVFSFVGYVSQEVPVSSRSRITITLQDDVKALSEVVVVGYGTQKRASVTGAISSVSAQEVTQLPVPSVEQAIQGRVPGVTVVGNGSPGETPIVRIRGIGSINYAANPLYVIDGFPTSDLNNFDTRDIESVDVLKDASSAAIYGSRAANGVIIVTTKKGTGDGKLHVNYDGYVGTQSAWRQLDLLNRDEYIQFGTALRTNAGQPVPTRFANLNQPIYAGATQTYAQTDTDWQKAVFRNAPITQHSVQLSGGNEKSRFYSSVGYFNQQGIMIGTGYKRGNFRINSDHAISKRFSFGQTLTISYDDKLNEVSAGGRTQVQNMIRMTPYMPVEDPTLPGGYRGPDGSDGSDPQNPVRAALQDQSTTQRMKILGSAYVDVKIIDGLTYRLRGGIDYVSARTFSFLPIYSESFNARALASISDDRYTYSSPLISNQLTYEKTFGKHSLNVVAVAERQAGNTLEIIGTGQAASNTIRELSAVISTSAGLTGTRSQNVLLSYLGRVNYEYAGKYLLGASFRRDGSSRFAPGNKWGNFPSVSAGWRVSEEAFLKNVPAISELKLRASYGTMGFNGIGDYSWQVAVSQNTNAILGDARAQGTYFDRLGNTDLRWEVTKMSNFGVDLGLFSNSITLSAEVYQRNTDGLILNQPIAPSIGYSQSPIVNVGSMRNNGVEMQLGYNKTKGAFRFNASGNISFISNKVLSLGPTVSPLLNGANADYGGGDITRTEAGQSVQYFYGYRVAGIFQNADEIKAAPTQDNAKPGDLRFVDTNGDGKIDANDRVNLGSFLPKFTYGLNLSANYRGFDMSLFFQGVQGNKIYNGVKVLEQGMLRLFNAGTDVLRAWTPTNTNTDVPRAVDGDPNGNTRTSDRFIEDGSYLRLKNLSIGYSVPSGVLQSFSRGTLSRARVYVASTNLLTFTKYTGYDPEVGSRTSNTNPTLTNGIDYGQFPQARTFMVGLQLGF, from the coding sequence ATGACTAAACAGCTAATTGCACTTGGTTTGCTGCTTGTGATTGGTAGTATACCCGCTCAGGCCCAACTTCTGGCTTCCAGCAATCGGTATGCTTCCTATCAGAGCCGGACAACCGACACTCGCCTGATTTCGCTCAAAAGTGCCTTAGGTGAACTTGAGAAGCACTACGGCGTATCATTCATTTACCCAACCAATCTGGTTAATACGAAAGTTATCATGACCAATCGGCATGACCAGAATCTGGAGGCTGAGTTGACCAGTCTATTGACCACGACGGGGTTGACTTACCGGAAAGTTCAACCAAATTTCTACGCCATTGTGTCAATGAAGGAAAAGAATAACCGGCTTTTTCGGAAAATTGAGCACATCGACTCCAAGGTTAATTCCGATCAGACAAGCGAGGCCGTGACGTTGCCTACACAGACAATCAACAAGCTTGAACGAATTGGCTGGTCCATGACGTCGGCTCAACCGCTGGCCGATATCAATGGAAAGGTGCTGGATAAAAACGGGCAGGGTATTCCCGGCGTCAGCGTTATTATCAAAGGAACCAACCGGGGTACCACAACCAACGCCACCGGCGACTATAATCTGAACGCACCAGACAACGCAACACTCGTTTTTAGCTTCGTAGGCTATGTGTCTCAGGAAGTACCGGTATCGAGTCGAAGCCGCATTACAATCACATTACAGGACGATGTCAAAGCGCTCAGCGAAGTCGTTGTTGTTGGCTATGGTACACAGAAGCGGGCATCGGTAACCGGCGCGATCTCGTCGGTATCGGCGCAGGAAGTGACCCAACTGCCGGTACCCAGTGTCGAGCAGGCTATTCAGGGGCGCGTGCCCGGCGTGACCGTTGTAGGGAACGGCTCGCCCGGCGAAACCCCGATTGTGCGCATCCGGGGTATTGGCTCAATTAACTATGCAGCCAATCCGCTGTATGTTATCGATGGCTTTCCGACCAGTGATCTCAATAACTTCGACACTCGTGACATTGAGTCGGTCGATGTGTTGAAAGATGCTTCCTCGGCCGCTATTTATGGGTCGCGGGCAGCCAACGGCGTTATTATCGTTACAACAAAAAAAGGAACCGGCGATGGTAAACTACACGTCAACTACGACGGGTACGTGGGTACGCAAAGTGCCTGGCGTCAACTTGATCTGCTGAATCGGGACGAATACATTCAATTTGGAACGGCCTTGCGCACCAATGCTGGGCAGCCGGTGCCAACCCGATTTGCGAACCTAAATCAACCCATTTACGCCGGGGCAACCCAAACCTACGCTCAAACGGATACTGACTGGCAGAAAGCGGTGTTTCGGAATGCGCCCATTACCCAGCATAGCGTTCAATTGTCGGGTGGCAATGAAAAGTCACGTTTTTATTCATCTGTTGGCTATTTCAATCAGCAGGGCATCATGATTGGAACGGGCTACAAGCGCGGCAATTTCCGTATCAACTCCGACCACGCCATCAGCAAGCGTTTTTCGTTCGGTCAGACGCTCACCATCTCCTATGATGACAAACTTAACGAAGTCAGTGCTGGTGGCCGAACGCAGGTGCAAAACATGATCCGGATGACGCCTTACATGCCCGTTGAAGACCCAACGCTGCCCGGTGGCTACCGTGGCCCTGATGGGTCGGATGGCTCCGATCCGCAAAACCCGGTACGGGCTGCCTTGCAGGATCAGAGCACTACCCAACGCATGAAGATTCTGGGTAGCGCGTATGTGGATGTGAAAATCATTGACGGCCTGACGTACCGGCTACGGGGTGGTATCGACTATGTGTCGGCACGTACGTTTTCATTCCTGCCTATTTATAGCGAAAGCTTCAACGCGCGTGCTTTAGCCAGTATATCCGACGACCGATACACTTATTCGTCTCCCCTGATCTCGAATCAGTTAACCTACGAAAAGACCTTTGGCAAGCATTCGCTGAATGTCGTGGCTGTTGCGGAACGGCAGGCGGGCAACACCCTGGAAATAATTGGAACGGGTCAGGCGGCTTCGAACACCATCCGTGAGTTGAGTGCGGTTATCAGCACGAGTGCAGGCTTAACCGGCACCCGCTCGCAAAACGTGCTCCTCTCCTATTTGGGCCGTGTTAATTACGAATATGCCGGAAAGTATTTACTCGGTGCCTCGTTCCGTCGTGACGGCTCATCCCGGTTCGCTCCCGGCAATAAGTGGGGCAACTTCCCATCGGTATCGGCAGGCTGGCGGGTCAGCGAAGAAGCTTTCCTGAAAAATGTTCCGGCCATTTCAGAACTGAAACTTCGGGCAAGTTATGGCACCATGGGCTTCAACGGCATTGGTGATTACTCATGGCAGGTAGCCGTTTCTCAAAATACCAATGCCATCCTGGGCGACGCCCGGGCGCAGGGAACCTACTTCGACCGGCTGGGTAATACTGATTTGAGATGGGAGGTAACCAAGATGAGCAACTTCGGGGTGGATTTGGGCTTGTTTAGCAACAGCATCACCCTTTCTGCCGAAGTTTATCAGCGCAACACGGATGGCCTGATTCTGAATCAGCCCATTGCGCCCTCCATTGGCTACTCGCAGTCGCCGATTGTGAACGTCGGCAGCATGCGGAACAACGGGGTAGAAATGCAACTGGGCTACAATAAAACAAAAGGCGCTTTTCGTTTTAATGCATCGGGCAACATTAGTTTTATCAGCAACAAAGTGCTAAGTCTGGGGCCAACGGTTTCGCCATTGCTGAATGGAGCCAATGCCGATTACGGCGGGGGCGACATCACCCGGACCGAAGCCGGGCAGTCGGTTCAGTATTTCTATGGCTATAGGGTAGCAGGTATCTTCCAGAACGCCGATGAGATTAAAGCAGCGCCTACCCAGGACAATGCCAAGCCGGGTGACCTCCGCTTCGTGGATACAAACGGCGATGGTAAAATCGACGCGAATGACCGTGTAAATCTGGGTAGTTTCCTGCCTAAATTCACGTATGGCCTAAACCTTTCCGCCAACTACAGAGGGTTCGATATGTCCCTGTTTTTTCAGGGTGTTCAGGGCAACAAAATTTATAATGGGGTGAAAGTGCTGGAGCAGGGAATGCTGCGGCTGTTCAACGCCGGGACAGATGTCTTACGAGCCTGGACACCAACCAACACGAATACGGACGTGCCCCGGGCTGTCGACGGCGACCCTAACGGCAATACCCGTACATCAGACCGGTTTATTGAAGACGGTTCTTACCTGCGGTTAAAAAATCTGAGCATTGGCTATTCTGTACCATCGGGCGTTCTCCAGTCGTTCTCCCGCGGAACACTAAGCCGGGCCCGGGTATATGTAGCCTCAACGAACCTGCTGACCTTCACCAAATACACGGGCTACGACCCAGAAGTCGGCTCACGGACCAGCAATACCAATCCCACGCTGACCAATGGCATCGACTATGGTCAGTTTCCACAGGCCCGCACGTTTATGGTAGGTTTACAACTTGGTTTTTAA
- a CDS encoding RagB/SusD family nutrient uptake outer membrane protein: MKSTYWTTGIVAMGLFFGCSTSSLDKVNPNQVITDNYYKTSDELLKGVNSVYAVWQSANLTGREWFFLNDLRSDDVATGGGQLEAPRSQILIGAQNPTNPVAFSVWNGLYRTIHRANVVIDNGPAVKDNPTLAKRVVAEAKFLRALAYFDLVTLWGAVPLYTDYVTEVNGTKAKSSVDEIYTLLTTDLLAAQTDLPASFSGADLGRATKGAAQALLARVYMQKGDYASAKTQLQSIISSGLYKLTDEYTDNFIEETEFNSESIFEIGFSLIGGFNWDADGNDNGANENMTRSQEYSAIGWRNLIPSESLLAEYEHTAKGDAKTDPRLKYNFYFIGDTYNNGLNTLMDSQVQGNTSIFNGTAQKISWRKYTAMYKNNETFYTSGINMRLIRYAEVLLMMAETENETGNSANAIALLNQVRARKSVAMPAYPTAKYPVNSKDEVLRAVMHEKRVEQAGEQIRNRDILRWRAQNKFKTDPIPYFAKGKQELLPIPQQELDNNSKLTQKDQNPGY, translated from the coding sequence ATGAAATCGACATATTGGACAACGGGTATAGTGGCCATGGGACTGTTCTTCGGATGCAGTACCAGCAGCCTCGACAAAGTGAATCCGAATCAGGTTATTACGGATAATTATTACAAAACATCCGACGAACTGCTTAAGGGCGTTAACTCCGTCTATGCCGTCTGGCAAAGTGCCAACCTGACTGGCCGCGAGTGGTTCTTTCTCAATGACCTTCGTTCGGACGACGTAGCGACGGGCGGTGGCCAGTTAGAAGCGCCACGCAGCCAAATTCTGATTGGTGCTCAAAATCCGACGAATCCCGTAGCCTTTTCCGTCTGGAACGGCCTTTATCGGACCATTCACCGGGCCAACGTGGTGATTGATAACGGCCCGGCGGTTAAAGACAACCCAACGCTGGCAAAACGGGTAGTGGCCGAAGCTAAATTTCTCCGCGCATTGGCCTACTTCGATTTGGTTACGCTTTGGGGCGCGGTACCCCTGTATACAGATTACGTAACTGAAGTCAATGGTACAAAAGCCAAGTCTTCCGTCGACGAGATTTACACCCTGCTAACCACTGATCTGCTGGCAGCCCAAACTGACTTACCGGCCAGTTTCAGCGGAGCGGATCTTGGCCGTGCAACGAAAGGGGCCGCTCAGGCGCTACTGGCCAGGGTGTACATGCAGAAAGGTGACTACGCCAGTGCCAAAACCCAACTGCAGTCGATTATTAGTTCGGGGCTCTACAAGTTGACGGATGAATATACCGACAACTTCATTGAGGAGACCGAGTTTAACTCCGAGTCTATTTTTGAAATAGGCTTTTCCCTAATCGGCGGGTTTAACTGGGATGCCGACGGCAATGATAACGGCGCCAATGAAAACATGACCCGGAGTCAGGAATACTCGGCTATTGGCTGGCGAAACCTGATTCCGTCAGAGAGTTTACTAGCCGAATACGAGCATACGGCCAAAGGCGATGCCAAAACTGATCCGCGACTGAAGTATAATTTTTATTTCATCGGCGATACTTACAACAACGGACTCAACACCCTGATGGATTCGCAGGTGCAGGGCAATACGTCGATCTTCAACGGTACGGCCCAGAAAATCAGTTGGCGGAAATACACGGCGATGTACAAAAACAATGAAACGTTTTATACGTCGGGCATCAATATGCGCCTGATCCGTTACGCCGAAGTATTGCTGATGATGGCCGAGACAGAGAATGAAACCGGCAACAGCGCCAACGCCATTGCCCTTCTTAACCAGGTTCGGGCGCGGAAAAGCGTAGCCATGCCCGCCTATCCAACAGCAAAATACCCGGTAAACAGCAAAGATGAAGTGCTCCGGGCGGTTATGCACGAAAAACGGGTAGAACAGGCTGGAGAGCAGATTCGCAACCGTGACATTCTACGCTGGCGGGCACAGAATAAATTCAAAACTGACCCGATTCCGTATTTCGCAAAAGGCAAGCAGGAGTTACTTCCCATTCCACAACAGGAACTGGACAACAACAGCAAATTGACCCAGAAAGACCAGAATCCGGGCTATTAG
- a CDS encoding VCBS repeat-containing protein has translation MHYLVRLTILGLLTLVGCTQTPKRFERLTASHTGIDFANTITESDSLNVLEFEYLYNGGGVGVGDFNGDGLADVFFAGNQVSSRMYLNKGNFTFNDITDSAGVRTAYWCTGVAVADINQDGRQDIYVSTIHPDRKKAVPNLLFINQGNDANGIPHFEESAQAAGLADSSYSTQATFLDYDRDGDLDVFLLTNALETFNRNNVTGPRNDGSARSRDKLFRNDAVTPTTSHNSISQQAIKNTSLRRAALHFTDVSDEAGLVHEGWGLGVIINDVNQDGWPDIYVANDFQSNDVWLVNNQNKTFSNRIAETLKHQSHNSMGMDMADINNDGLNDLAVVDMLPDDNLRQKTMFASIPYDRFQMARRLGYQPQYIRNMLQLNRGFWQSAQTASASPALPLFSDIGYLAGTAATDWSWSALFSDLDNDGFRDMLITNGYRKDITDLDFTSYNRESGTFGSDADRRTQLLKRIHDLEPVYKPNFLFHNTGDLHFTDLAQEWGLSESSFTNGTAYADFDNDGDLDLVMNNINDPAFIYQNKTIENTTDSSANHFLKISFLGMSGNLEGLGAKVAVWAGGQLYYSEYTRQRGYQSTMASGIHLGMGKAKRIDSLHVLWPTGNGQVIRNLVTNQTVVLDERRAVRQPPSFMQMQPSAKPLLTEVPASYGLNFQHQEDDFVDYKAQQTLLSHKHSQIGPGMAIGDVDGNGLDDIYIAGSAYKGGTFLLQQTDASTGKATFRRKDRPAKKPEETGVLLVDADTDGDLDLYTVHGSTEFGRDEASCQDSLYLNDGKGNFRASPKALPNTMSSGSCVIATDFDHDGDVDLFIGGRIVPQRYPEAARSYLLRNDSERGVDARFTDVTDQLAPGLGRVGLVCAALWTDVDNDGWQDLMLAGEFMPISVFKNRAGRGFSPKPTPELANATGFWNSLTAGDFDNDGDMDYIAGNVGLNSRLQASSNQPVSVYAADYDKNGTLDPILSFFNGGVEYPFHPRDVLTDQIPSFKKKMTSYAAYGKTTLASLLSADDQKQALIKRATFLKSAYIENRAGAFVLHELPIEAQFSPVFGSLATDLNHDGNLDVLLAGNDYATEVLSGLQDAGLGLCLLGDGRGNFKTLTPTSSGFVVDEDAKALACLMLGNGQLYYIATQNNGPLRVFREVDDQISYKRVGSGTFSLSTSVSRGRKRKMEYSYGSGYLSQSSRVVPSRPLEK, from the coding sequence ATGCATTACTTAGTCAGGCTGACTATATTAGGGTTACTTACGCTGGTCGGCTGTACCCAAACGCCCAAGCGATTCGAACGGTTAACCGCCAGCCATACCGGGATCGACTTTGCCAATACCATTACCGAAAGCGATTCACTGAATGTACTGGAGTTCGAATACCTCTACAACGGAGGTGGTGTCGGGGTCGGCGATTTTAACGGGGATGGGCTGGCTGATGTCTTTTTTGCCGGCAATCAGGTGTCGAGCCGGATGTACCTCAACAAGGGAAACTTCACCTTTAATGACATAACCGATTCGGCCGGTGTGCGGACAGCCTACTGGTGTACGGGCGTGGCCGTCGCTGACATTAATCAGGATGGCCGACAGGATATTTATGTTTCGACAATTCATCCTGACCGTAAAAAAGCCGTTCCTAATCTTCTGTTCATTAATCAGGGAAACGACGCTAACGGTATTCCGCATTTTGAGGAGTCGGCTCAGGCAGCCGGTCTGGCCGATTCGAGCTACTCCACACAAGCCACCTTTCTGGATTATGACCGCGATGGCGATCTGGACGTTTTTCTGCTGACAAATGCCCTGGAAACCTTTAACCGGAACAACGTTACCGGCCCACGCAACGACGGCTCCGCTCGCAGCCGGGACAAACTTTTCCGAAATGATGCCGTCACGCCGACAACATCCCATAATTCTATTTCGCAACAAGCTATCAAAAATACATCGCTCCGGCGGGCCGCATTACACTTTACGGATGTTTCCGATGAAGCCGGGCTGGTACATGAAGGGTGGGGCCTGGGGGTTATTATAAACGACGTCAATCAGGATGGATGGCCAGACATTTATGTTGCCAATGATTTTCAGTCTAATGACGTCTGGCTGGTAAACAATCAAAATAAAACATTCAGCAATCGAATTGCGGAGACCCTCAAGCACCAGAGTCACAACAGTATGGGCATGGATATGGCCGATATCAATAATGACGGCCTGAATGACCTCGCCGTTGTCGACATGCTGCCGGATGACAACCTGCGGCAGAAAACGATGTTCGCGTCGATTCCCTACGACCGCTTCCAAATGGCCCGACGCCTTGGTTATCAACCGCAGTACATCCGGAATATGCTGCAATTGAACAGAGGTTTCTGGCAGAGCGCACAAACAGCCTCTGCTTCGCCAGCGTTGCCTCTCTTTTCTGATATTGGTTATCTGGCCGGTACAGCCGCAACGGACTGGAGCTGGAGCGCGCTCTTTTCAGATCTGGATAACGATGGCTTCCGGGATATGCTGATTACCAATGGGTATCGAAAAGACATCACCGACCTGGATTTTACCAGCTATAACCGGGAGTCAGGTACGTTTGGTAGCGATGCTGACCGTCGTACACAGCTACTAAAACGCATCCATGATCTGGAGCCCGTTTACAAGCCAAATTTCCTCTTCCATAACACGGGCGATCTGCACTTTACAGACCTTGCTCAGGAGTGGGGCCTTTCGGAATCTTCTTTCACGAACGGCACCGCCTATGCTGATTTTGACAACGATGGGGATCTGGATCTGGTCATGAATAACATCAACGATCCGGCGTTCATTTACCAGAATAAAACCATCGAAAACACGACTGATTCATCAGCAAATCACTTTCTAAAAATAAGCTTCCTGGGCATGTCTGGTAATCTGGAAGGGCTCGGCGCTAAAGTGGCCGTCTGGGCCGGAGGACAGCTATATTACAGTGAATACACACGGCAGCGCGGCTATCAATCGACAATGGCATCGGGTATTCACCTGGGCATGGGCAAGGCCAAACGGATTGATTCGCTCCACGTTCTATGGCCAACGGGCAATGGACAGGTGATTCGCAATCTGGTCACGAACCAAACGGTGGTTCTGGACGAACGAAGGGCCGTTCGCCAGCCTCCTTCGTTTATGCAGATGCAGCCTTCAGCTAAGCCTCTACTGACGGAGGTACCGGCTTCTTATGGTCTGAATTTCCAGCATCAGGAAGACGATTTCGTTGATTATAAAGCTCAGCAAACACTCCTTTCACATAAACATTCGCAAATTGGGCCGGGGATGGCCATCGGTGATGTGGATGGGAATGGACTGGATGACATATATATAGCGGGAAGTGCCTACAAAGGCGGTACGTTTTTGCTACAGCAAACGGATGCGTCTACCGGTAAAGCTACATTTCGGCGCAAAGACCGACCGGCCAAAAAGCCCGAAGAGACCGGTGTTCTGTTAGTCGATGCCGATACCGACGGCGATCTCGATCTATACACCGTTCATGGTAGTACGGAGTTTGGCCGGGACGAAGCCAGTTGCCAGGATAGCCTGTACCTGAATGATGGAAAAGGAAATTTTCGGGCGTCGCCAAAGGCGCTTCCCAACACCATGTCAAGTGGCTCATGCGTCATAGCAACGGACTTCGATCATGATGGCGATGTAGACCTGTTCATTGGTGGGCGGATTGTTCCGCAGCGCTATCCCGAAGCTGCCCGCAGTTATTTGTTGCGCAATGACAGCGAAAGAGGAGTAGACGCTCGCTTCACCGACGTAACTGACCAACTGGCTCCTGGCCTTGGCCGCGTGGGTTTGGTGTGTGCTGCCCTCTGGACAGACGTAGACAACGACGGCTGGCAGGACCTGATGCTGGCGGGTGAGTTTATGCCCATTAGTGTCTTTAAAAACCGAGCCGGTCGTGGATTCTCGCCAAAACCGACTCCTGAACTAGCAAACGCTACTGGTTTCTGGAACAGTTTGACAGCCGGTGATTTTGATAACGACGGTGATATGGATTACATCGCCGGAAACGTTGGCCTCAACAGCCGATTGCAGGCGTCCAGCAATCAGCCCGTTTCGGTATACGCAGCTGATTACGATAAAAACGGCACTCTCGATCCTATCCTGAGTTTCTTCAACGGTGGAGTCGAATACCCATTTCACCCCCGTGATGTGCTCACTGACCAGATTCCGTCCTTCAAAAAGAAGATGACGTCTTATGCCGCCTATGGCAAAACCACCCTGGCCAGTCTCCTATCAGCCGATGACCAGAAACAGGCCCTCATTAAACGAGCGACATTTTTAAAATCCGCCTATATCGAAAACCGGGCAGGTGCATTTGTCCTACACGAGTTGCCCATCGAAGCTCAGTTTTCGCCCGTTTTTGGCAGTTTGGCCACCGACCTCAACCACGATGGTAACCTGGACGTTCTGCTTGCAGGCAACGATTACGCAACCGAAGTGCTATCCGGCTTGCAGGATGCTGGCCTGGGCTTGTGTCTGCTAGGCGACGGACGAGGAAATTTTAAGACCCTCACGCCCACAAGTTCTGGCTTTGTCGTCGATGAAGACGCCAAAGCGCTGGCCTGCCTGATGCTAGGCAACGGACAATTATATTATATAGCGACGCAGAACAACGGCCCACTACGCGTATTCAGGGAAGTGGACGACCAGATCAGCTACAAACGCGTAGGATCAGGCACTTTTTCGCTTTCTACATCAGTAAGCCGTGGCAGAAAACGGAAGATGGAGTACAGTTATGGAAGTGGCTACCTATCGCAGTCCTCACGGGTTGTTCCGTCGAGGCCCTTAGAAAAATAA
- a CDS encoding glycerophosphodiester phosphodiesterase family protein, which produces MRSLVLLVFMAHVTLIQSDSSPFDLEGHRGCRGLMPENTIPAFLKAIDLGVTTLEMDVVISKDRQVVVSHEPYFNSAFSIAPNGVPVDKKEQKNLVLYEMDYDDIKGYDVGSNGNPAYPEQQKIKVYKPLLSEVIEQTEAYRKAKALPSFSYNIEIKSERSEYNKSQPEPEAFCDLVQAVLKKQLLAKNIDPTHIVIQSFDFAILNQWKKGMQAGKYPTVRLSALVENLRSPEKNLNDLGFKPDIYSPHFRLISQDKITRLHQQGIKIIPWTVNQRDDMERLKSWGVDGLITDYPDRANGL; this is translated from the coding sequence ATGCGCTCGCTTGTCCTCCTGGTTTTCATGGCTCATGTTACTCTTATTCAGTCAGATTCATCGCCGTTCGACCTGGAGGGGCACCGGGGATGTCGGGGACTAATGCCCGAAAACACGATACCTGCCTTCTTGAAAGCAATCGATCTTGGTGTAACCACTCTTGAGATGGATGTAGTTATTAGTAAAGATCGGCAGGTAGTTGTTTCGCACGAACCTTATTTCAACTCGGCTTTCAGCATTGCTCCCAATGGCGTACCAGTCGATAAGAAAGAGCAGAAAAATCTGGTTCTTTACGAGATGGATTACGACGATATCAAGGGGTATGATGTCGGTTCAAACGGTAATCCCGCCTATCCGGAACAACAGAAGATCAAGGTTTACAAACCTTTGTTAAGCGAGGTAATCGAACAGACCGAAGCTTACCGAAAGGCAAAGGCTCTTCCCTCATTTTCGTACAATATTGAAATCAAAAGTGAACGTTCCGAGTATAACAAGAGCCAGCCAGAACCCGAGGCCTTTTGCGATCTGGTGCAGGCCGTACTGAAAAAACAACTGTTGGCAAAAAATATCGATCCGACACATATCGTTATTCAGAGCTTTGACTTTGCCATATTAAACCAATGGAAAAAAGGAATGCAGGCAGGCAAGTATCCTACCGTTCGGCTGTCGGCTTTGGTTGAAAACTTGCGGAGCCCGGAAAAAAACCTGAATGATCTTGGCTTCAAACCCGACATCTACAGCCCGCATTTTCGGCTGATCAGCCAGGATAAAATTACCCGGCTGCATCAGCAAGGAATTAAAATCATTCCCTGGACAGTCAACCAGCGCGACGACATGGAACGACTCAAAAGCTGGGGAGTCGATGGCTTGATTACCGATTACCCGGACCGGGCAAACGGATTATAA
- a CDS encoding GH3 auxin-responsive promoter family protein, with product MTVLNTTLKWLLQRRLPRIDAMMKQPGAVQQKVFTQLIRAGRRTEWGKKHAYKSIQTIHDFQQQVPVSSYEDLFPYIERVMKGESKVLWPSPVRWFAKSSGTTNARSKFIPVTTESLDESHFKGGKDMMALYVANNPDSRAFEGKGLSIGGSLHPNTLGTNSAVGDVSAVVMANLPSWAQYIRTPSIQVALMDEWEAKLERMAEITSQENVTSLLGTPTWGMVLIDKILALTGKANILEVWPNFEVMMHGAVNFQPYRELFQHHVFPSKAVRYQEVYNASEGFFAIQDDLTRVGEMLLMLDYGIFYEFVPLQEADQPYPKALTIDEVELDKNYALIVSTNGGLWRYKVGDTVRFTSLYPHRLKVSGRTKHFINAFGEEVIVENAETAITQACEATGAVIADYTAGPNYMSNGANGCHEWVIEFTQEPDNQQRFNQILDETLRQINSDYDAKRYNDMVLKRPRIHVVPAGTFYAWMKHRGKVGGQHKVPRLANSREYLDDILKEMMNYE from the coding sequence ATGACTGTTCTAAATACCACGCTCAAATGGCTCCTCCAACGGCGACTGCCGCGTATTGACGCCATGATGAAACAACCCGGTGCGGTGCAACAGAAGGTCTTTACTCAACTTATTCGGGCAGGCCGCCGAACAGAATGGGGGAAAAAGCACGCCTATAAATCCATTCAGACAATCCACGATTTTCAGCAACAGGTGCCTGTTTCGAGCTACGAAGATCTGTTCCCGTATATCGAACGGGTCATGAAAGGCGAAAGCAAGGTGTTATGGCCCTCGCCGGTGCGCTGGTTTGCCAAATCGTCGGGCACAACCAATGCCCGAAGCAAGTTTATCCCCGTTACGACCGAGTCACTCGACGAGAGCCATTTCAAAGGTGGCAAAGACATGATGGCTCTGTACGTGGCCAATAATCCGGACAGCCGGGCCTTCGAGGGAAAAGGCTTGTCCATCGGCGGCAGTCTCCACCCCAATACGCTCGGTACGAACAGTGCTGTTGGCGACGTATCGGCAGTGGTGATGGCGAATCTGCCCAGTTGGGCCCAGTATATCCGTACACCCTCTATTCAGGTTGCGTTGATGGATGAATGGGAAGCCAAACTGGAGCGCATGGCCGAGATCACATCGCAGGAAAACGTAACCAGTTTACTTGGTACGCCAACCTGGGGAATGGTGCTGATCGATAAAATTCTGGCCTTAACGGGTAAAGCCAATATTCTGGAAGTTTGGCCAAACTTTGAAGTAATGATGCACGGAGCCGTTAACTTCCAGCCTTACCGGGAGCTGTTCCAACACCACGTTTTTCCGTCGAAAGCCGTTCGTTATCAGGAAGTTTATAATGCCTCAGAAGGCTTTTTCGCCATCCAGGATGACCTGACCCGCGTGGGCGAAATGCTGCTGATGCTCGATTATGGCATTTTTTACGAGTTCGTTCCTCTCCAAGAAGCCGATCAACCCTACCCCAAGGCGCTCACGATTGATGAGGTCGAGTTAGATAAAAACTACGCCCTGATCGTTTCGACCAATGGGGGCTTATGGCGTTACAAAGTTGGCGACACGGTTCGGTTTACCTCCCTCTATCCACACCGGCTAAAAGTGAGTGGCCGTACCAAGCATTTCATCAATGCCTTTGGCGAAGAGGTTATTGTTGAAAACGCCGAAACAGCGATTACACAGGCCTGTGAGGCAACGGGAGCCGTTATCGCCGATTATACAGCTGGCCCAAATTACATGAGTAACGGCGCCAATGGCTGCCACGAATGGGTGATCGAGTTTACGCAGGAACCCGACAATCAGCAGCGGTTTAATCAAATCCTGGACGAAACCCTCCGGCAAATAAACTCTGACTACGACGCCAAACGGTACAATGACATGGTGCTCAAACGCCCCCGTATTCATGTCGTACCAGCGGGTACATTCTATGCCTGGATGAAACACCGGGGCAAAGTAGGCGGTCAGCATAAAGTGCCCCGGCTGGCTAATTCGCGCGAATATCTGGACGATATTTTGAAGGAAATGATGAATTATGAATGA